Below is a window of Perca flavescens isolate YP-PL-M2 chromosome 12, PFLA_1.0, whole genome shotgun sequence DNA.
tttagcgtgtatagagccagcatatctccaccagactccatgtaaataatcaggacttttagcgtgtatagagccagcatatctccaccagactccatgtaaataatcaggactttttggcgtgtaaagagccagcatatctccaccagactccatgtaaataatcaggacttttagcgtgtatagagccagcatatctccaccagactccatgtaaataatcaggacttttagcgtgtatagagccagcatatctccaccagactccatgtaaataatcaggacttttggcgtgtatagagccagcatatctccaccagactccatgtaaataatcaggacttttagcgtgtatagagccagcatatctccaccagactccatgtaaataatcaggacttttagcgtgtaaagagccagcatatctccaccagactccatgtaaataatcaggacttttcccctgtctgtctctcttccagcATGTAGCGTAGTGATGTCTTTTGCAGCGGAGCTGCAGCAGAGGATAGTGTCTGCTGAGTCGTTGCTGCAGCGTGCGGAGCAGCTGAGTCGTGGCGTGGAGGGCCAGCAGAAGCTGTGCGGGAAGCTGCGTGCCGAGCTGCGCTTCCTGCGGCGCGTGGAGGCCGGCGAGCTGCAGGTCAAACAGTCGCACCTGCACAGCACCAACCTGACGCACCTGTCGGCCATCGTGGAGACGGCCGAGAGTCTGGAGGGCATGGTGGCGCTGCTGCACGTCTTCACCTACCGGCACGCGGCGGCGGGCGCCGGCGGCGGGCGCCACACGCTGGTGGTGGACGTGGTGGCCAACGGGGGGCACACCTGGGTGAAGGCCGTGGGACGCAAGGCCGAGGCCCTGCACAACATCTGGCAGGGCCGAGGCCAGTACGGAGACAAGAGCATCGTCAGGTTCTGCTCTCATACActgggggggtgtgtgtgggtgtgtgtgtgtttcctgtgtgtctgtgtgtgacagtaGTTCTTCTTCGTGTgttccctgtgtgtctgtgtgtgacagtaGTTCTTCTTCGTGTGttccctgtgtgtctctgtgtgacagTAGTTCTTCTTCGTGTGttccctgtgtgtctctgtgtgacagTAGTTCTTCTTCGTGTgttccctgtgtgtctgtgtgtgacagtaGTTCTTCTTCGTGTgttccctgtgtgtctgtgtgtgacagtagttcttcttcttgtgttccctgtgtgtctctgtgtgacagTAGTTCTTCTTCGTGTGttccctgtgtgtctctgtgtgacagTAGTTCTTCTTCGTGTgttccctgtgtgtctgtgtgtgacagtaGTTCTTCTTCTTGTGTGCAGCCAGGCGGAGGACTTCCTGCGGGCCAGCCTCCAGCAGCCCGTCCAGTACCAGCCCCCCCACGTCGTCTTCGCCTTCTACAGCGGCGTCTCGGCCCCCATGGCCCAGCGGCTCCGGGACATGGGGGTGGCCGTCCGCGGGGACATCGTGGCCGTCAGCGCCGTCACCCCCgacgacgaggaggaggaggggggggagagggaggaagaggaaggggggggagggaggaggaggaggaggaggaggggggagagggaggaggaggaggaggaagaggagccagCTGAAGATAACGAAGACAGGTACGATGATTTTCAGTCTTTTTCTGACCCTTTGTTCCAGTGATTAGAAACTTGTGTCTAAGGTGCACAGTCCTGAGACcttataaacatttaaaactatatatatatatatatatatatatatatatatatatatatatatatatatatatatatatatatatatatatatatgtgtgtgtgtgtgtgtgtatatatatatacatacaggacaggccaaaagttaggacccaccttctcattcaatgtatttcctttttattttcatgactatttacatcgtagattctcactgaaggcatcaaaactatgaatgaacacatatggaattatgtacttaacaaaaagtgtgaaataactgaaaacatgtcttatattttagattcttcaaagtagtcaccctttgctttttctgataactctgcaaacccttggtgttctctcaatgagcttcatgaggtagtcacctgaaatggttttaccttcacaggtgtgctttgtcagggttcattagtggaattatttcccttattaataaaaaagcaaagggtggctactttgaagaatctaaaatataagacatgttttcagttatttcacactttttgttaagtacataattccatatgtgttcattcatagttttgatgccttcagtgagaatctacaatgtaaatagtcatgaaaataaaggtgtgtgtgtgtgtgtgtgtgtgtgtgtgtgtgtgtgtgtgtgtgtgtgtgtgtgtgtgtgtgtgtgtgtgtgtgtctctctctgtgtgtgtctctgtgtgtgtctctctgtgtgtgtgtctgtgtgtgtgtgtgtgtgtgtgtgtgtctctctgtgtgtgtctctctgtgtgtgtctctgtgtctgtgtgtctctgtgtgtgtgtgtgtgtctgtgtgtgtgtgtgtgtgtgtctgtgtgtgtgtgtgtgtgtgtgtgtgtgtgt
It encodes the following:
- the c12h7orf25 gene encoding UPF0415 protein C7orf25 homolog, with the translated sequence MSFAAELQQRIVSAESLLQRAEQLSRGVEGQQKLCGKLRAELRFLRRVEAGELQVKQSHLHSTNLTHLSAIVETAESLEGMVALLHVFTYRHAAAGAGGGRHTLVVDVVANGGHTWVKAVGRKAEALHNIWQGRGQYGDKSIVSQAEDFLRASLQQPVQYQPPHVVFAFYSGVSAPMAQRLRDMGVAVRGDIVAVSAVTPDDEEEEGGEREEEEGGGGRRRRRRRGEREEEEEEEEPAEDNEDSCNRDAAGGEEAECAASRVQRGGGGGRGGAAVLARLAFPPQLPVAACQRVNLDISCLITLVSALSHGGCRLSFREPVLTEQAAQERRAPVLPPLHAFMAGKELFACRAAVDDFQLILQTLGGPGERRRAAALLARLSVVEDRPSERTLRLAPSAKVTPRSVSIFGTGDSLRAVTMTANSRFVRAAANQGVRYSVFVHPPRALTEGKEWRATPL